Below is a window of Halolamina sp. CBA1230 DNA.
GCGCGTCGCCGAACGTCGCCTCGGCGGCGTCACGGACCGTCCCGAACCGTTCGCTTCCGTCGCCGTTCAGTCGGACGGCCTCGCCAGCGCCGACCACTTCCAGCCCGTCCGGGGCGGCCCAGTGGACACGGGGCGCTTCCCGACCGGCGAGGAACGCGCGGAACGAGGCGTCCGGCACCTCCCGGCTCTCGGCGACGAGCGTCGTCTCGGCCGGGTCGATGCCGGCCTGCCGCGGTGACTCCATCTGGCTCCCTTTCTCCCGGGTCGTCCCTAACTGTACCGCTCCTCGTTCCACGGGTTCGCGGAGTCGGAGTACCCCCGCTTCTCCCAGTAGCCCAGTTCGGGCTCGGTGAGGAACTCGACACCCTTCACCCACTTCGCGCCCTTGTAGGCGTACTTGTGCGGCGTGACTACCCGGAGGGGCCCGCCGTGCTCGGCGGGCAGGGGCTCGCCGTCGAACGCCCACGCGAACAGCACCTCTCGGCGGTTACAGTCCGCGAGCGGGAGGTCGGTCGTGTAGCCGTCGTGGGCGTGGAACATGACGTGCTCGGCCTCGTCCCGGACGCCGACCGCGTCGGCGAGTTCGGGGAACGGGAGCCCGGTGAACTCGCAGTCGAACTTCGACCAGCCGGTGACGCAGTGGAAGTCCTGGAGCTGGGTCTCGGGCGCGATGTCTTTGAACTCCGCGGCCGAGAACTCCCGCTCCGCCTCGACGGCGCCCGTGACGGTGAACGTCCAGTCGTCGTCGACGGCTGGCGTCTCCCCCTTCGAGAGCACCGGGAAGCTCTCGGTTTGCCGCTGGCCCGGCGGGAGGCGTTCGCCGCCGAACTCCTCGTGCAGCGCCGTCACGTCCGTAGGCATAGTCGAACACAGTGGACCCGTTCACCTATGGCTATCGGAATCGACGGGTCGCCGGCGATCGGACCCCCGCTCGGGAAACGGCTCGACGACACGTTCTCGCCGGGTGGCCCTCCGCCAACGAGCTTAAATACCCGCTCGGCCAAGCTCCTCTGACAGATGCCGAAGGTCGACCTCACCGTCCCCGAGCACCTCGAGATGCAGATCGCACAGCTCGTCGAGCAGGGCGAGTTCGTGGACCGAAACGAGGCCGTCGAGGAGCTGCTCTCGACGGGACTGAAAGCGTACAAGACCAGTGGCCCGATGGACGACGAGGAGCCCGAGTACGAGGAGGAGGGCATGATGGGCCACGAGGACGAGTACGTCTTCTAACCTCCTTTTTACGAGGCACGCCCGCACCGGGGAGCCGTGGCTGTCGCGTTCGCCCCGGTCCGTGTGAGGGATTCCCCAATAACGTTTAACCGCCGGAACCGCGTGGTTCGGGTATGCACAAGGACGAACTGCTCGAACTCCACGAACAGATGGTCATCATCATGGAGAACTTCCGGGATCGGGAGGACGTCGAGGACGGTACGTTCGACGAGTACGACCAGCTGGACGTCGACCCCTCCCACGTCCACAAATCCAAGAGCGAGCACAAACACGCCGTGTTCGTGCTGGGCAACGCGCTCGCGAGCGCGATGAGCGACGACGAGTTCTCCTCGGCCGGCCGGATCGGCAAGCGCATGCAGGAGCTCGCCGACGACGCCGAGAGCCGGCTGTAGATGGCCGAGCCGGCCCGGCTGGCTCGGGCCCGCGCGATTGCGGAGCTGCTGGACGCCGCGTTCACGCTCCCGATCGTCGGCGAGATCGGGTTCGACGGGATCGTCGGCCTCCTCCCGGTGGCCGGCGACTGGCTGATCGTCCTCCCGTCGACGTACATCGTCTACCAGGGGTACCGGCTGGGGGTGCCCAAACGTGTCTGCCTCTGGATGCTGCTGCTCGTCGCCGCCGAGGCCGTTCTCGGGAGCGTCCCGATCCTCGGCGACCTGTTCGACATCGCGTTCAAAGCCAACCGCCGGAACGTCGCCCGGATCGAACGGTACGTCGACGCCGACTGACCGCGGGACGGCAGGCGTTCACCCTCGAGAGGAACGTTTTTGCGAGTGAGGGGCGATCCGCGAGCCATGTCCTCACGCCGTGCCGGCCTCCGCGTCGCCCTCAACCGTCCCAGGGTTCTCGGCGTCGTCGCCGCGGCGTTCCTGCTCGAAGCGCTCCTCAGAGCGCCGCTGGCTGTCGTGAACCCGATCCTCGCGGTCGTCTGTCCACCGATCGCCGCCGTCCCGTTGCTCGGCGCCGCTGCACCCGCGTTCCGCATGGCGGTCGACGACCTCGAGACAGTCCCGGATTTACACCCCGAAACCCTCCGCGAACGGTTCGATCGACGCCTGCTCGCCGCGGCGGTCGTCGGCCACGCCGTCGCGCTTGCGCTCGGCGTCGCCGGCTTTCTGCTGATCGACACCCCGGTCCGCGCGACGGTGTACGCGCTCGGCGGCTCGGTCCCGCCGTTCGTCGTTCTGCTCGCGCCGCTACCCGGCGTCGCGGCCGCGATGATCGTCGCGTGGGGGCTGCTCGTGCCGGCGCTGTCGCGGCTGGCTGCCGGGGCGTCGACGGGGACAGCAGTTCGCGCGCCCTTGCGTGCGCTCGCTTCCCCCCGCGACCTCCTCGGATCGCTCTCGCTCCACGCCGCCTGTGGCCTGCTCGGCGCGGGCGTGTTCCTGACCGCGATGGTTCCTGTCACGAGACTCGTCGT
It encodes the following:
- a CDS encoding DUF4112 domain-containing protein, with the translated sequence MAEPARLARARAIAELLDAAFTLPIVGEIGFDGIVGLLPVAGDWLIVLPSTYIVYQGYRLGVPKRVCLWMLLLVAAEAVLGSVPILGDLFDIAFKANRRNVARIERYVDAD
- a CDS encoding cell surface protein, which encodes MPKVDLTVPEHLEMQIAQLVEQGEFVDRNEAVEELLSTGLKAYKTSGPMDDEEPEYEEEGMMGHEDEYVF
- a CDS encoding UPF0058 family protein — translated: MHKDELLELHEQMVIIMENFRDREDVEDGTFDEYDQLDVDPSHVHKSKSEHKHAVFVLGNALASAMSDDEFSSAGRIGKRMQELADDAESRL
- a CDS encoding sulfite oxidase-like oxidoreductase translates to MPTDVTALHEEFGGERLPPGQRQTESFPVLSKGETPAVDDDWTFTVTGAVEAEREFSAAEFKDIAPETQLQDFHCVTGWSKFDCEFTGLPFPELADAVGVRDEAEHVMFHAHDGYTTDLPLADCNRREVLFAWAFDGEPLPAEHGGPLRVVTPHKYAYKGAKWVKGVEFLTEPELGYWEKRGYSDSANPWNEERYS